One genomic segment of Arachis duranensis cultivar V14167 chromosome 4, aradu.V14167.gnm2.J7QH, whole genome shotgun sequence includes these proteins:
- the LOC107484068 gene encoding FK506-binding protein 2: protein MKATLLLLLYFFLVSLLVYAKKSGDVTALQIGVKHKPASCDVQAHKGDRVKVHYRGKLTDGTVFDSSFERDNPIEFELGTGQVIKGWDQGLLGMCLGEKRKLKIPASLGYGEQGSPPTIPGGATLIFDTELVGVNGKTLGGAEESEL, encoded by the exons ATGAAAGCaacactgcttcttcttctatacTTCTTTCTCGTTTCTTTGCTAG TTTATGCAAAGAAATCCGGCGACGTTACAGCTTTGCAGATCGGCGTGAAG CACAAGCCAGCGTCATGTGATGTCCAAGCACACAAAGGAGATAGAGTCAAAGTACATTATCGG GGGAAACTCACTGATGGAACAGTTTTTGATTCTAGCTTTGAAAGGGATAATCCAATTGAATTTGAGCTTGGTACTGGTCAAGTGATCAAAG GTTGGGATCAAGGATTATTGGGAATGTGCCTGGGTGAGAAGCGGAAATTAAAAATACCTGCTAGTCTTGGTTATGGAGAGCAAGGTTCTCCGCCAACCATCCCAG GTGGAGCAACTCTTATATTTGACACTGAGCTTGTGGGGGTGAATGGAAAAACTTTGGGCGGAGCAGAGGAGTCCGAGCTCTAG
- the LOC107484058 gene encoding uncharacterized protein LOC107484058, with amino-acid sequence MVWKFDSKGVFSTKSVVQVIHSETLSDEITSYSFTSSVWRGVVPPRIELFGWFVLIGRVNTKERLSRLGVIRLNDNLCVLCQKEIESVEHLFLHCELTWQVWCSWLRSLGEVWPIPGTIRELFERCTGMHKRKQDQKKWLPGFFAVIWNIWVEHNARIFQNQETGVEFIIRKTTLSYNEWTASDPFGG; translated from the coding sequence ATGGTTTGGAAGTTTGATAGCAAAGGGGTATTTTCTACCAAGTCTGTTGTGCAGGTCATACACTCGGAGACTCTGTCGGATGAGATAACGAGCTACAGTTTCACAAGTTCGGTTTGGAGAGGAGTGGTACCACCGAGAATTGAGCTTTTTGGGTGGTTTGTGCTTATTGGTAGAGTGAATACTAAGGAGAGATTGAGTAGACTAGGTGTTATTAGACTCAATGATAATCTATGTGTCCTATGTCAGAAGGAGATAGAGTCGGTGGAACATTTATTCCTACACTGTGAGCTAACGTGGCAGGTGTGGTGCAGTTGGTTGAGGTCTCTTGGGGAGGTGTGGCCTATTCCTGGAACCATTAGGGAACTATTTGAGCGGTGTACTGGTATGCATAAGCGGAAACAAGATCAGAAGAAATGGCTGCCAGGCTTTTTTGCAGTTATTTGGAACATTTGGGTGGAACACAATGCTAGGATTTTTCAGAATCAGGAAACAGGTGTGGAGTTCATAATAAGGAAGACGACGCTGAGTTACAACGAATGGACCGCGAGTGATCCGTTTGGTGGTTGA